One region of Mycolicibacterium insubricum genomic DNA includes:
- a CDS encoding MMPL/RND family transporter, which translates to MTDGSADAPSQAKRPGRRANGSTDPADTREYSERLATLARFTLRHKALVIGVWLGAAVVLALLFPQLETVVRQQSVDLIPRDAPSLQTVDRMSAAFGEEGSKTMVFVAMEDPTGLTPTARQRYGELVRRLQAEGDHVLLVQDLLADPITEAQAVSADRKAWYLPVGVTGTLGDPTAAESLNAVRDIAAEVFTGSTTTVQVTGPPATFSDMIASAEHDLLLISIATAGVIALILLIVYRSVFTALLPLLVIGLSLAVGRGVLSALGEMGMPVSQFTVAFMTAILLGAGTDYTVFLISRYHEQRRAQVPADQAIIHATASIGRVILASAATVALAFLAMVFARLSVFAALGPACAIAVLFGFLATVTLLPPVLSLAAKRGIGEPKSDRTRRYWNSVAVAVVRRPVPLLIVSLAILLALSAAAATIKISYDDRKGQPDTTASNQGYQLLDRHFRKDVVISEFLVVENPTDMRTGRGLADLDEMASRVSQIPGVTRVSGVTRPTGERLDQAELAWQNGQIGEKMAGAVAEGNSRKDDLAKLTGGADQLADGLAQLDGTVRTALAPLAGILTQAQSAGTQVNQFRPLLQQLSATAPAVDQAIQSGPGLRPLANQAQNAITQLDPLVGALNTSPWCAATPQCAQIRDQVKILVSLRDSGFFDQIADLGDRYDPATNATVGGTLSNVQNAVASLDKAFGALGDPADLATNLRRLQEGIGQLASGAQALATGVRTLADSNIEMLSGMSQIATQLQNSSRAAADSDSSSGFYLPANAFENRQFTDVAKQFLSPDGKTARFMIESSHDPYSVEAMELASRITDTANTARPNTSLADATVSVAGFPAVNSDIQRFLWADFAQLAVATIIIVGVILVLLLRALLAPLYLLGTVVLNYLASLGIGVVVFQWGLGYEIAWPVPLLAFIILVAVGADYNMLLVSRLREESGTNIRVGVLRTVANTGAVITSAGLIFAASMFGLMVGSVAIMIQAGLIIGFGLLLDTFLVRTLTVPAIATLLREASWWPTKATRTPVADTATQK; encoded by the coding sequence GTGACCGACGGCAGTGCAGATGCCCCAAGCCAGGCCAAGCGGCCTGGTCGGCGCGCCAACGGATCCACCGACCCGGCCGACACTCGCGAGTACAGCGAACGGTTGGCGACCCTGGCCCGGTTCACCCTCCGACACAAAGCGCTCGTCATCGGGGTATGGCTAGGCGCCGCGGTGGTTCTCGCGCTGCTGTTCCCACAGCTGGAAACCGTGGTGCGCCAACAGTCGGTGGACCTCATTCCTCGCGACGCCCCGTCCTTGCAGACGGTTGACCGCATGAGCGCCGCGTTCGGCGAAGAAGGCTCGAAAACCATGGTGTTCGTCGCCATGGAAGACCCCACTGGCTTGACTCCAACTGCACGGCAGCGCTACGGCGAACTCGTGCGCCGGTTGCAGGCCGAGGGCGACCACGTCCTGCTGGTGCAGGACCTGCTGGCCGATCCGATTACCGAAGCTCAGGCAGTCAGCGCCGACCGCAAAGCCTGGTATCTGCCCGTCGGTGTCACCGGCACCCTCGGAGACCCCACGGCAGCCGAATCCTTGAACGCGGTGCGCGACATCGCCGCGGAGGTGTTCACCGGATCGACCACGACCGTCCAAGTGACGGGACCACCGGCGACCTTCAGCGACATGATCGCCTCCGCCGAGCACGACCTGCTGTTGATCTCGATCGCTACCGCCGGCGTGATCGCCCTGATCTTGCTGATCGTCTACCGGTCAGTGTTCACCGCGCTGTTGCCACTGCTGGTAATCGGGTTGAGCCTGGCGGTTGGGCGCGGCGTGCTATCCGCCCTCGGCGAGATGGGCATGCCGGTCTCCCAGTTCACCGTCGCATTCATGACGGCGATCCTGCTCGGCGCCGGAACTGATTACACAGTTTTTCTGATCAGCCGGTACCACGAGCAGCGCCGCGCCCAAGTACCCGCCGATCAGGCGATCATCCACGCCACCGCCAGCATCGGGCGCGTCATCCTGGCGTCCGCCGCCACCGTGGCACTCGCGTTCTTGGCCATGGTCTTCGCGCGGCTCAGCGTCTTCGCCGCCCTGGGCCCCGCGTGTGCCATCGCCGTGCTGTTCGGATTTCTGGCGACCGTCACCCTGCTGCCACCCGTGCTGTCGCTAGCCGCCAAACGCGGCATCGGTGAACCCAAATCCGATCGCACCCGCCGCTACTGGAACAGCGTCGCCGTCGCCGTGGTCCGCCGTCCGGTGCCACTGCTGATCGTCAGCCTGGCCATCCTGCTCGCCCTGTCGGCAGCCGCTGCGACCATCAAAATCAGCTACGACGACCGCAAGGGACAACCAGACACCACGGCCAGCAACCAGGGCTACCAACTTCTGGACCGCCACTTCCGCAAGGACGTCGTCATCAGCGAGTTCCTCGTCGTAGAGAACCCGACCGACATGCGGACCGGGAGGGGGCTGGCCGATCTCGACGAGATGGCCTCTCGCGTCTCCCAGATCCCCGGCGTCACCAGGGTGTCCGGAGTCACCCGCCCCACCGGGGAGCGCCTCGACCAAGCAGAACTGGCCTGGCAGAACGGCCAGATCGGCGAGAAAATGGCCGGCGCGGTCGCCGAGGGCAACTCACGCAAGGACGACCTCGCCAAACTCACCGGCGGCGCCGACCAGCTCGCCGACGGCCTCGCCCAACTCGATGGCACGGTGCGCACCGCCCTCGCGCCACTGGCCGGAATCCTCACCCAAGCTCAATCCGCGGGAACTCAGGTCAACCAGTTCCGCCCACTGCTGCAACAACTTTCCGCCACCGCCCCCGCCGTCGACCAAGCCATCCAATCCGGCCCAGGACTGCGACCGCTGGCCAACCAGGCGCAGAACGCGATCACCCAGCTCGATCCACTCGTGGGCGCGCTCAACACCTCACCGTGGTGTGCCGCCACCCCGCAGTGCGCCCAAATTCGTGACCAGGTGAAGATTTTGGTCAGCCTGCGCGACAGCGGATTCTTCGACCAGATCGCCGACCTCGGGGACCGCTACGATCCCGCGACCAATGCCACCGTTGGTGGCACCCTCTCCAACGTCCAGAACGCAGTCGCCTCGCTGGACAAGGCATTCGGAGCCCTCGGTGACCCCGCCGACCTAGCCACCAATCTCCGCCGATTGCAGGAGGGAATCGGACAGCTCGCCTCCGGCGCTCAAGCACTCGCGACCGGTGTCCGCACCCTCGCCGACAGCAACATCGAAATGCTGTCCGGTATGAGCCAGATCGCCACCCAACTACAGAATTCCTCACGCGCAGCGGCGGACTCCGACTCCTCGAGCGGTTTCTACTTGCCCGCTAATGCATTCGAGAACCGGCAATTCACCGATGTTGCCAAGCAATTCCTCTCACCGGACGGCAAGACCGCGCGGTTCATGATCGAAAGCAGCCACGACCCTTACAGCGTCGAAGCCATGGAGCTCGCCAGCCGCATCACCGACACCGCCAACACCGCACGACCCAACACGTCGCTCGCCGACGCCACCGTATCCGTCGCCGGCTTCCCCGCCGTCAACTCCGATATCCAACGATTCCTATGGGCCGACTTCGCACAACTGGCCGTCGCCACCATAATCATCGTCGGCGTCATCCTGGTCCTACTGCTGCGCGCACTCCTGGCACCGCTCTACCTCTTAGGCACCGTCGTGCTCAACTACCTCGCCTCGCTCGGCATCGGCGTTGTGGTATTCCAATGGGGACTGGGCTACGAAATCGCTTGGCCCGTACCATTACTGGCATTCATCATCCTCGTCGCCGTCGGCGCCGACTACAACATGCTGCTCGTCTCACGGCTCCGCGAAGAATCCGGGACCAACATCCGCGTCGGCGTCCTGCGCACCGTGGCAAACACCGGAGCCGTCATCACCTCAGCTGGTCTGATATTCGCCGCCAGCATGTTCGGCCTCATGGTCGGCTCAGTCGCAATCATGATCCAAGCCGGCCTCATCATCGGCTTCGGACTGCTGCTCGACACCTTCCTCGTGCGCACCCTCACCGTGCCCGCGATCGCCACACTCCTACGCGAAGCCAGTTGGTGGCCCACCAAAGCAACGCGGACCCCAGTAGCTGACACCGCCACGCAGAAATAA
- a CDS encoding Fic family protein, giving the protein MDIEALRNSPIGRLVPIGGHDPRLGEAYEYVAYVPDPLPADLKLEAQTYAAVIDAAAAMARADQASSLLPNPSLLARPATRREAVSTSALEGTYAFLADVFEADFLEAEELTSSVSEVRNYVTAAERAYELVAEGQPISVRMLEDLQRELLRGTASDGSHAGSVRTTQVFIGLGNRRVTSARFVPPPADHRLLDGLRLWQDWIREPSAIPTIIRVAVAHYQFETLHPFHDGNGRLGRLVMALQLMSAGELRFPVLNISPWLEQHRTEYQDGLLRVSQTGGWDSWVCFISAAIHAEALEVVERVDKLLALREEFQVILRGAKGVSLRIADDLIGYPMITASAAAALHGVSYQAANTAITKLVDKGILRQRTSGRYDRIFQCDGVLAALEY; this is encoded by the coding sequence ATGGATATCGAGGCGCTTCGTAACAGCCCGATCGGACGGTTGGTGCCAATCGGGGGTCATGACCCCCGATTAGGTGAGGCGTACGAATACGTCGCCTACGTGCCGGACCCCCTTCCTGCGGACCTCAAACTGGAAGCTCAGACCTATGCCGCGGTGATCGACGCCGCGGCGGCGATGGCACGTGCCGACCAAGCGTCTTCATTGCTGCCGAACCCGAGCCTGCTCGCTCGGCCGGCCACTCGTCGGGAAGCGGTAAGTACCTCCGCGCTGGAGGGCACCTACGCGTTCTTGGCGGACGTTTTCGAAGCAGACTTTCTCGAAGCTGAGGAGCTCACCAGTTCGGTCAGTGAGGTCAGGAACTACGTCACCGCAGCTGAGCGGGCATACGAACTCGTGGCCGAAGGGCAACCGATATCGGTTCGGATGCTCGAGGATTTACAGCGCGAACTCCTGCGTGGGACCGCCAGTGATGGCTCGCACGCGGGCAGCGTCCGCACCACTCAGGTTTTCATCGGACTCGGCAATCGGCGTGTCACGTCGGCTCGGTTCGTGCCGCCTCCGGCTGATCATCGGCTGCTCGACGGGTTGCGGCTGTGGCAGGACTGGATCCGGGAACCCAGCGCAATACCGACGATCATCCGAGTAGCGGTCGCGCACTATCAGTTCGAGACCTTGCACCCGTTTCATGACGGCAACGGCCGGCTGGGGCGTCTCGTCATGGCGCTGCAGTTGATGAGTGCTGGTGAACTGCGTTTTCCGGTCCTGAACATCTCACCGTGGCTGGAGCAACACCGCACCGAGTATCAGGACGGATTGTTGCGCGTGTCGCAGACCGGTGGATGGGACAGCTGGGTGTGCTTCATTTCCGCGGCCATCCATGCCGAGGCCTTGGAAGTCGTTGAGCGAGTGGACAAGCTCCTGGCGCTCCGTGAGGAATTTCAGGTGATCTTGCGCGGAGCCAAAGGGGTCTCGCTCAGGATCGCTGACGACCTGATCGGTTACCCGATGATCACGGCGTCGGCTGCGGCAGCGTTGCACGGTGTTTCCTACCAGGCAGCGAACACCGCCATCACAAAATTGGTGGACAAAGGAATTCTGCGCCAACGAACTTCGGGCCGGTACGACCGAATATTTCAGTGTGACGGTGTGCTCGCGGCTCTAGAATACTGA
- a CDS encoding exo-beta-N-acetylmuramidase NamZ family protein, with the protein MRLARFGRCLLSVLLACAAVAGGVQAPASAAPDGGVVPGIEVFLANVPSALRGKRVGLITNNTGVDRAGTSDIDLIAAHPDLRLVALLAPEHGIRGTAEAGVGVADGVDARTGVPVYSLYGAQGHSPTPEMLKDVDVLVYDLQEVGGRTWTYVSTMALAMQAAARKGIPFVVLDRPNPIGGQIVEGALLESAYSSFIGMYPIPARHGMTVGELANLFNRQEGIGANLTVIPVQGWRRAQWFDQTGLPWVNPSPNLRSLAAVTNYPGTVYFEGTNISEGRGTDRPFEQVGAPWLDAAKVAATMNALGLPGVTFQSVSVPVDDGAAKYPGQTIGAVRFVITDRQAYRPVGTALLLIDVIRKQHPNDFAWGPSFDSLTGSGKARAAIDAGRLAPLLAEWDRSAAGFRDSRAGYLLYD; encoded by the coding sequence ATGCGCCTCGCCCGATTCGGCCGCTGTCTGCTGAGTGTGCTGCTGGCCTGCGCCGCGGTTGCCGGCGGCGTGCAGGCGCCGGCATCGGCGGCGCCCGACGGCGGGGTGGTGCCGGGCATCGAGGTGTTCCTGGCCAATGTGCCGTCGGCGCTGCGCGGCAAGCGGGTCGGTCTGATCACCAACAACACCGGTGTCGACCGCGCCGGCACCTCCGACATCGACCTGATCGCCGCACATCCCGACCTGCGGCTGGTGGCGCTGTTGGCCCCGGAGCACGGCATCCGCGGGACCGCCGAGGCGGGCGTCGGGGTCGCCGACGGCGTCGACGCGAGGACCGGGGTTCCGGTCTACTCCCTCTACGGCGCCCAGGGGCACTCCCCGACGCCGGAGATGCTGAAGGACGTCGATGTCCTGGTCTACGACCTGCAGGAGGTCGGCGGGCGCACCTGGACCTACGTTTCCACCATGGCGCTGGCCATGCAGGCCGCGGCGCGCAAGGGCATCCCGTTCGTGGTGCTCGACCGGCCGAACCCGATCGGCGGTCAGATCGTCGAGGGCGCGCTGCTGGAGTCGGCGTACTCGTCGTTCATCGGGATGTACCCGATCCCGGCGCGGCACGGCATGACGGTCGGCGAGTTGGCCAACCTGTTCAACCGGCAAGAGGGCATCGGCGCGAACCTGACCGTCATCCCGGTTCAGGGATGGCGACGCGCGCAATGGTTCGACCAGACGGGCCTGCCCTGGGTGAACCCGTCGCCCAACCTGCGGTCGCTGGCGGCAGTGACGAACTACCCCGGCACGGTCTACTTCGAGGGCACCAACATCTCCGAGGGCCGGGGTACCGACCGTCCCTTCGAGCAGGTTGGCGCCCCCTGGCTGGACGCGGCGAAGGTGGCGGCGACGATGAACGCGCTCGGCCTGCCGGGTGTCACCTTCCAGTCTGTCAGCGTCCCGGTCGACGACGGCGCCGCCAAGTACCCCGGCCAGACCATCGGGGCCGTCCGGTTCGTCATCACCGATCGGCAGGCCTACCGTCCGGTCGGCACGGCGCTGCTGCTCATCGACGTGATCCGCAAGCAGCACCCGAACGACTTCGCCTGGGGCCCGTCGTTCGATTCACTGACCGGATCGGGCAAGGCGCGGGCGGCGATCGACGCCGGCCGGCTCGCGCCGCTGCTGGCGGAGTGGGACCGTTCGGCCGCCGGATTCCGGGATAGCCGCGCCGGGTATCTGCTCTACGACTGA
- a CDS encoding DUF3533 domain-containing protein, translated as MSPSSETDAHALPRARAERTRVLREFVTHPGTWMLPMLVVLVLALTVPAVYLGGTIDPPGNVHNLPVGLVVEQQSVTDPNGSAAEALAAAIADHVDTGAIALRRLDAGEEARQIGNGSLYGAVRIPADFDAQIAALRSGAPGAPVHPVVHLDTNPATGAMVTSLISGQLAPVLAGVGTEFGHRLLASAPPETTAAAASALAAPFSVATAPLDPLPSHTGMGTSAFYYAVVLVLLGLVGASAIQPLIDASSGFLPTEIGPIVRRRPYLHLSRLQSLVSKWLIMVAAAPIAAALAQLVAGPGLGMPIDRPWLLWLFGTSTVAAVGIGALTVFACFGALGPLINMFFFVALAMPSSAGTVPLEAVPGFYRAIAHFEPMRPVVRGLRSILYFGSTPGSGLSSAWWTVAGLAGAAILIGLVAVRAFDRVAASARHPELNPARISPVPKHRAGRRVAA; from the coding sequence ATGTCCCCGAGTTCCGAGACCGACGCGCACGCCCTCCCGCGAGCGCGCGCCGAGCGGACGCGCGTGCTGCGCGAGTTCGTCACCCACCCGGGAACCTGGATGCTGCCGATGCTGGTGGTGCTCGTCCTGGCCCTGACGGTTCCCGCGGTCTACCTCGGCGGCACCATCGACCCGCCGGGAAACGTGCACAACCTCCCGGTCGGCCTGGTCGTCGAGCAGCAGAGCGTCACCGACCCGAACGGCAGCGCCGCCGAGGCGCTGGCCGCCGCGATCGCCGACCACGTCGACACCGGCGCCATCGCGCTGCGGCGCCTCGACGCCGGCGAGGAGGCGCGGCAGATCGGCAACGGCTCGCTCTACGGAGCCGTCCGCATCCCCGCGGACTTCGACGCCCAGATCGCCGCCCTGCGCAGCGGTGCGCCGGGCGCCCCCGTGCATCCCGTCGTACATCTGGACACCAACCCGGCAACCGGGGCGATGGTGACCAGCCTGATCTCCGGCCAGTTGGCGCCGGTGCTTGCCGGGGTGGGTACCGAGTTCGGTCACCGGTTGCTGGCCTCGGCGCCGCCGGAGACGACGGCCGCCGCCGCTTCAGCTTTGGCCGCGCCGTTCTCGGTGGCCACCGCGCCGCTGGACCCGTTGCCGTCGCACACCGGAATGGGCACCAGCGCGTTCTACTACGCCGTCGTGCTGGTGCTCCTCGGGCTGGTCGGCGCCTCGGCGATCCAACCGCTGATCGACGCCTCCAGCGGGTTCCTGCCCACCGAGATCGGGCCCATCGTGCGTCGTCGTCCGTATCTGCACCTGAGCCGGCTGCAGAGCCTGGTGAGCAAGTGGCTGATCATGGTGGCCGCGGCGCCGATCGCCGCGGCGCTGGCCCAGCTCGTCGCCGGTCCGGGCCTGGGTATGCCGATCGACCGGCCCTGGCTGTTGTGGCTGTTCGGCACCTCGACCGTCGCTGCGGTCGGCATCGGTGCGTTGACGGTGTTCGCCTGCTTCGGTGCGCTGGGGCCGCTGATCAACATGTTCTTCTTCGTGGCACTGGCCATGCCGTCATCGGCCGGCACCGTTCCGCTGGAGGCGGTCCCCGGTTTCTACCGCGCGATCGCCCACTTCGAGCCGATGCGACCGGTGGTCCGGGGCCTGCGCTCCATCCTCTACTTCGGCTCCACACCAGGCTCCGGGCTGAGCTCGGCGTGGTGGACGGTCGCCGGGTTGGCCGGGGCGGCGATCCTCATCGGGCTGGTCGCGGTGCGGGCGTTCGACCGGGTGGCCGCTTCGGCGCGCCACCCCGAGCTGAACCCGGCGCGGATCTCGCCGGTGCCCAAGCACCGGGCCGGGCGGCGGGTCGCCGCCTGA
- a CDS encoding PadR family transcriptional regulator: MALRDAILAALLDGEASGYDLAKAFDMSVANFWMATPQQLYRELERMQAAGLIEARLVEQDRRPNKHLFSLTDAGREQLRRFTAIPPKPGAIREDLMVAIQALDAGDAAAVRDAVVARIALAEDKLAHYERRQDELLGGRSEAQFLAEAPRIGPYLNLLRGVSFERENLAWFRRVIAVIDRRRAG, from the coding sequence ATGGCGCTGCGCGATGCGATCCTGGCCGCCCTGCTCGACGGGGAGGCGTCCGGCTACGACCTCGCCAAGGCCTTCGACATGTCGGTGGCCAATTTCTGGATGGCCACCCCCCAACAGCTCTACCGGGAGCTGGAGCGGATGCAGGCGGCCGGACTGATCGAAGCCCGGCTCGTCGAGCAGGACCGCCGCCCCAACAAGCACCTGTTCTCCCTCACCGACGCCGGGCGCGAGCAGCTGCGCCGCTTCACCGCCATCCCGCCCAAGCCCGGCGCGATCCGCGAGGACCTGATGGTCGCCATCCAGGCCCTCGACGCCGGCGACGCCGCCGCGGTGCGCGACGCCGTCGTCGCACGGATCGCGTTGGCCGAGGACAAGCTCGCCCACTATGAACGACGCCAAGACGAGCTGCTCGGCGGCCGCTCCGAGGCGCAATTCCTGGCCGAGGCGCCGCGGATCGGGCCGTATCTGAACCTGCTGCGCGGCGTGAGTTTCGAGCGGGAGAACCTCGCCTGGTTCCGGCGGGTGATCGCGGTGATTGATCGTCGGCGAGCCGGGTAG
- a CDS encoding DUF1906 domain-containing protein, whose translation MPDFRGTSDPLRPSRLISRRDALRYATALSAAAGLATTAAGLAIPKASAAAPTLIDFAAKQIPAADIRAAGHSGVINYVSTSRPGSTFGAKPITLPYAQALTSAGLIIVSNYQYGKPGGTAPSDFTRGYAGGVSDARTAWQLHTAAGGAKNAPIFFSVDDDINQDTWNRVALPWFQGINSVLGVQRTGVYGGYDVCQWAASSGVIGNSSVSGYKWAWQTRSWSGGRVFPAAVLYQRVVSTASAPGPVVGGVNVDVNDVRAVDCGQWNKHT comes from the coding sequence ATGCCGGATTTCCGGGGTACTTCCGACCCGCTGCGCCCGTCACGCCTGATATCCCGGCGTGACGCGCTGCGCTATGCCACCGCGCTGTCGGCGGCCGCCGGGCTGGCCACGACGGCCGCGGGCCTGGCGATCCCGAAGGCGTCGGCCGCCGCGCCCACGCTGATCGACTTCGCGGCCAAGCAGATCCCCGCGGCCGACATCCGCGCGGCCGGGCACTCCGGCGTCATCAACTACGTCTCCACCTCGCGGCCCGGATCGACCTTCGGTGCCAAGCCGATCACGCTGCCCTACGCCCAGGCGTTGACGTCGGCCGGGCTGATCATCGTCAGCAACTACCAGTACGGCAAACCGGGCGGGACCGCCCCGTCGGACTTCACCCGCGGATACGCCGGCGGTGTCTCCGACGCCCGCACCGCCTGGCAGTTGCACACCGCGGCCGGCGGCGCAAAGAACGCGCCGATCTTCTTCAGCGTCGACGACGACATCAACCAGGACACCTGGAACCGAGTTGCCCTGCCGTGGTTTCAGGGGATCAACTCGGTGCTGGGCGTGCAGCGCACCGGCGTCTACGGCGGGTACGACGTGTGCCAGTGGGCCGCCTCGAGCGGCGTCATCGGGAATTCGAGTGTGTCCGGCTATAAGTGGGCCTGGCAGACCCGGTCCTGGTCAGGCGGGCGCGTTTTCCCCGCCGCGGTCCTCTACCAGCGCGTGGTCAGCACCGCGTCGGCCCCCGGACCGGTGGTCGGCGGAGTCAACGTCGACGTCAACGACGTCCGGGCCGTCGACTGCGGCCAGTGGAACAAGCACACCTAG
- a CDS encoding N-6 DNA methylase has protein sequence MMGMTTGDDAAQRKARGAFFTPAPVARFLFDWAVRSPGDDVLEPSCGEAVFLHQARPGHTGRLTGVELHTGSARRAQRSLRDAGIPATVGVRNFFLHNEFGAYDAVVGNPPYIRYQDFTGADRARARAAALRAGVSLPNLASSWAAFTVHAALQLRPGGRLALVLPAELLTVNYAAGVRQFLMDRFGAVGLVLFEQRVFPGVLEEVVLLLADGYRGDGNVGGAGPADHAGRAGPADHAGGAGHMDLWQVRDADGLAELSESRRWTPPGGGAKWSAGLLSTAGRAALEDATGTGFTPLQSWGDTTLGMVTGNNRFFALSPQRVDALGLTDDDVIDLSPPGSRHLRGLSLTARGLRDLGDAGAASHLFRPAGEPSAAARRYIRAGEDLDVHHAYKCRVRRPWWRVPHLRPADLLLTYMNADTPRLCSNRARAHHLNSVHGVYLRDGVRTLGLDLLPLAALNSVTLLGAETVGRAYGGGLLKIEPREADALPVPSPPLVAAHAAALRALRPRVTALLRTGRLLDAVTCVDAVLLTDGLGLATDQLAALRSDHAALTARRVARGRAAGG, from the coding sequence ATGATGGGCATGACAACCGGTGACGACGCGGCGCAGCGCAAGGCGCGCGGTGCGTTCTTCACCCCGGCGCCGGTGGCCCGCTTCCTGTTCGACTGGGCGGTCCGCTCCCCCGGCGACGACGTCCTGGAACCGTCCTGCGGCGAGGCGGTGTTCCTGCACCAGGCCCGCCCTGGCCACACCGGCCGGCTGACCGGCGTCGAGCTGCACACCGGCTCGGCCCGCCGCGCCCAGCGCAGCCTGCGCGACGCGGGGATACCCGCGACCGTCGGCGTCCGGAACTTTTTCCTGCACAACGAGTTCGGCGCCTACGATGCCGTCGTCGGGAACCCGCCCTACATCCGCTACCAGGATTTCACCGGCGCCGATCGGGCCCGGGCCCGCGCCGCGGCGCTGCGCGCCGGGGTGAGCCTGCCGAACCTGGCGTCGTCGTGGGCCGCGTTCACCGTGCACGCCGCCCTGCAGCTGCGCCCGGGCGGGCGGCTGGCCCTGGTGCTGCCGGCGGAGTTGCTGACCGTCAATTACGCCGCCGGGGTCCGGCAGTTCCTGATGGACCGGTTCGGCGCCGTCGGACTGGTGCTGTTCGAACAACGGGTATTCCCAGGAGTTTTGGAAGAGGTCGTGCTGCTGCTGGCCGACGGCTACCGGGGCGACGGGAACGTCGGAGGAGCCGGCCCAGCGGACCACGCCGGCCGAGCCGGCCCAGCGGACCACGCCGGCGGAGCCGGCCATATGGACCTGTGGCAGGTCCGCGACGCCGACGGACTGGCCGAGCTGAGCGAATCCCGGCGCTGGACCCCACCCGGCGGCGGCGCCAAATGGTCGGCCGGGTTGCTGTCGACGGCCGGGCGCGCGGCACTGGAGGACGCCACCGGCACCGGCTTCACCCCGCTGCAGTCCTGGGGCGACACCACGCTGGGCATGGTGACCGGCAACAACCGGTTTTTCGCACTGTCCCCGCAGCGGGTCGACGCCCTCGGCCTGACCGACGACGACGTCATCGACCTGTCACCCCCGGGATCCCGGCACCTTCGCGGACTTTCGCTGACCGCGCGCGGTCTGCGCGATCTCGGCGACGCCGGGGCGGCCAGTCATCTGTTCCGGCCGGCCGGCGAACCGTCGGCCGCGGCCAGGCGCTACATCCGGGCCGGCGAGGACCTCGACGTGCACCACGCCTACAAGTGTCGGGTACGCCGGCCCTGGTGGCGGGTGCCGCATCTGCGCCCGGCCGACCTGCTGCTGACCTACATGAACGCCGACACCCCCCGGCTGTGCAGCAACCGCGCCCGCGCCCATCACCTCAACTCGGTGCACGGGGTCTATCTGCGCGACGGTGTGCGCACCCTCGGGCTGGACCTGCTGCCGCTGGCGGCGCTGAACTCGGTGACCCTGCTGGGTGCCGAAACGGTTGGGCGTGCCTACGGCGGCGGGCTGCTCAAGATCGAGCCGCGGGAGGCCGACGCGCTGCCGGTGCCGTCGCCGCCGTTGGTCGCCGCACACGCCGCCGCGCTGCGTGCGCTGCGCCCCCGGGTCACCGCGTTGCTGCGGACCGGCCGGCTGCTGGATGCGGTCACCTGCGTCGATGCGGTGCTGCTGACCGACGGCCTGGGATTGGCGACCGATCAGCTGGCGGCGCTGCGGTCCGATCACGCCGCGCTGACCGCCCGTCGTGTCGCCCGGGGCAGGGCCGCCGGTGGCTGA
- a CDS encoding TetR/AcrR family transcriptional regulator encodes MNATETGARGRTRRAILDAAMSVLSAEPAAPLGDIAAAADVGRSTLHRYFPERTDLIRALAVHVHEISTAAIVAADPASGTPAEALRRVIESQLDIGPIVVNIYMDPNVLADPALMSHLDTGDDAIIEVLERASTGNVPPGWARRVFWALLEAGFDALLQDNLPRHQIVDAIMTSLTEGLIAPT; translated from the coding sequence ATGAATGCGACGGAGACCGGGGCCCGCGGGCGGACGAGGCGGGCGATACTCGACGCCGCCATGTCCGTGCTGTCGGCCGAACCGGCCGCGCCGCTCGGCGACATCGCCGCGGCCGCCGACGTCGGACGGTCCACGCTGCACCGGTACTTCCCGGAGCGAACCGACCTGATCCGGGCGCTGGCCGTGCATGTGCACGAGATCAGCACGGCCGCGATCGTGGCGGCCGACCCGGCCAGCGGAACGCCCGCCGAAGCGCTGCGCCGCGTCATCGAGTCCCAGCTCGACATCGGGCCGATCGTGGTCAACATCTACATGGACCCCAACGTGCTCGCCGACCCCGCATTGATGTCCCATCTGGACACCGGCGACGACGCCATCATCGAGGTGCTGGAACGCGCCTCGACCGGCAACGTCCCGCCCGGATGGGCGCGACGGGTGTTCTGGGCGCTGCTGGAGGCCGGCTTCGACGCCCTCCTCCAGGACAACCTGCCTCGACACCAGATCGTCGACGCCATCATGACCAGCCTGACGGAGGGACTCATCGCCCCCACCTAG